Genomic segment of Panicum virgatum strain AP13 chromosome 2K, P.virgatum_v5, whole genome shotgun sequence:
CAACACACAAAGAACTGCGTTTGGATTTGACACTAATAACTAATTGACTTTACAAGTGCATAATAACACACAAAGAACACTAATTGACTAGTGTTCTGGATCTAGAGCAGAGCCGCAGCGGTGACATGCAATTTTCACGAAATTCCGCTGGACTCGGGACTCCACTAGAACGCGAGGGAGGAAAAATACAAGATTAGTACCATGGAGGTGAGGGTGGAGACGCCGGTCATGAGGGAGGTGGTGGCGAcccagcggcggcgggtgaGGATGCCGTAGagggtggcgacggcgagcggccaCTGGAAGGCGAGCTCGAGGCAGATGATGCCGCGGAAGAAGCCGGGGGGCCGGGCCATGAGGTAGTCCCCGTACTCGGCGTCGTACCAGCGTTTGAGCTCCACGAGCGGCGCCGGGTGGAGGCCCGGCGGGAGGACGGACTGCGCGTCGATC
This window contains:
- the LOC120669136 gene encoding sigma intracellular receptor 2-like: MGVVSAAADLAVAVFSLTIAVAAPMIDAQSVLPPGLHPAPLVELKRWYDAEYGDYLMARPPGFFRGIICLELAFQWPLAVATLYGILTRRRWVATTSLMTGVSTLTSMSAILGELLSSGKATPKLLQVYVPFAAFAVIAILRGLCSCSPRTTTGSSVGPSTRKKRV